A genomic stretch from Sphingobacterium sp. ML3W includes:
- a CDS encoding leucine-rich repeat domain-containing protein has protein sequence MKCCKILFSFILLMLCLSSVNAQVVNFPDQSFKQALINKKVDANNDGEIQVSEAQKVTKLYLEETAFSSMEGIKSFKNLEEFGTYKNKIRQVDLQGMTNLKRLYLVGSEIEILNITGCVNLEHLSLIGNRLKDIDITAFKKLTELSLNYNQLTRIEIHNYPELRTVNLSNNSIVDFKIDSCPKLQSLMIQKNRIAGDLDLTRFLDMHDFSADNNLLSAVNIRGLKKLASFSCLYCNVTTLNLSGTESLVDLIW, from the coding sequence ATGAAATGTTGTAAAATACTATTTAGCTTCATTTTATTGATGCTATGTCTATCTTCCGTTAACGCGCAGGTCGTAAATTTCCCTGATCAAAGTTTCAAACAGGCACTCATTAATAAGAAAGTAGATGCCAACAATGATGGTGAGATACAGGTATCAGAAGCGCAGAAGGTTACCAAATTGTATCTGGAAGAGACCGCCTTTTCATCTATGGAAGGCATAAAAAGCTTTAAGAATCTAGAGGAATTTGGCACATACAAAAACAAAATCAGGCAGGTAGATTTGCAAGGGATGACCAACCTTAAACGCTTGTACCTTGTGGGCAGCGAAATAGAAATATTAAATATAACAGGTTGCGTCAATCTTGAGCACCTGTCGCTAATTGGCAATAGGCTAAAAGATATAGACATAACCGCATTTAAAAAACTGACGGAACTTAGCCTGAATTACAATCAGCTTACTAGAATAGAGATACACAATTATCCTGAGTTAAGGACAGTAAATCTTTCAAACAATAGTATTGTTGATTTCAAGATCGATAGTTGCCCCAAACTGCAGTCCCTCATGATTCAGAAAAACAGAATAGCAGGGGATTTAGATCTCACCAGATTTCTGGATATGCACGATTTTTCAGCCGACAATAATTTGCTTTCAGCTGTAAACATCCGTGGCTTAAAGAAGCTGGCATCTTTTTCCTGTTTGTATTGTAATGTTACCACACTGAATTTAAGCGGTACAGAAAGCTTAGTCGATCTGATATGGTAA
- a CDS encoding SDR family NAD(P)-dependent oxidoreductase produces MEQKVWLITGVSQGLGREIARQATVMGDIVIGTVRKEEDKVSFERNIPAKAFIIDLKETEQIPSLIEKIIKDHKQIDVLVNNAGFGAFGMLEEFEEWEINDQFQVNFISVWKLCQNVLPHMRARGQGSIVQISSRAGIAAGVGNGIYAASKFALEGMSEAMKQEVEPFGIKVLLAEPGALRTGFFGSSVRYAKNELQDYTNKLGNIRIGTKNMDGKQSGDPVKAAHAIIEAVINSDSLFRIPLTSGTIEIMKAKIRELEHCVETSEASARNVDF; encoded by the coding sequence ATGGAACAGAAAGTGTGGCTTATTACAGGTGTATCGCAGGGGCTAGGCCGAGAAATAGCAAGACAAGCTACCGTTATGGGAGACATCGTCATTGGTACAGTGCGCAAGGAAGAAGATAAAGTGAGTTTCGAGAGAAATATACCCGCCAAAGCATTTATAATTGATTTAAAAGAGACGGAGCAGATACCTTCGCTTATTGAAAAAATAATTAAGGATCATAAACAAATTGATGTTTTGGTAAACAATGCTGGATTTGGTGCATTCGGTATGCTCGAAGAGTTTGAGGAGTGGGAGATTAATGATCAATTTCAGGTGAACTTCATTTCGGTATGGAAGCTCTGCCAGAACGTGCTTCCGCATATGAGAGCCCGCGGGCAAGGTTCCATCGTACAAATATCCTCTCGTGCGGGTATTGCTGCTGGGGTTGGAAATGGTATTTACGCGGCGAGCAAGTTTGCATTAGAAGGAATGAGTGAGGCTATGAAACAAGAAGTTGAACCATTTGGTATAAAAGTGCTGCTTGCAGAACCAGGAGCTTTGCGCACTGGTTTTTTTGGATCATCCGTTCGGTACGCCAAAAATGAACTACAAGATTATACAAATAAATTAGGGAACATTAGAATCGGTACCAAAAACATGGACGGCAAACAATCGGGAGATCCGGTAAAGGCCGCACATGCTATTATTGAAGCAGTAATTAATTCGGATAGCTTGTTTCGAATTCCTTTAACATCTGGAACGATAGAGATTATGAAAGCAAAGATCCGAGAACTGGAACATTGCGTTGAGACAAGTGAAGCCAGTGCTAGAAACGTCGACTTTTAA
- a CDS encoding helix-turn-helix domain-containing protein, translated as MRKKSSTNFLNETDLLESCGMFYTLSIIGGRWKIGILASLLDNKVLRYSEIKNKLMNITERMLIKQLKELQNDGLIVRTDYKEIPPKVEYRISEKGKSLETVLLTLQHWGKQYRNY; from the coding sequence ATGCGAAAGAAAAGCTCAACAAATTTTCTGAATGAAACAGATCTGCTGGAAAGCTGCGGTATGTTCTATACCTTGTCTATTATTGGTGGCCGTTGGAAAATCGGCATATTAGCCTCCTTATTGGACAATAAAGTTTTACGCTACTCAGAGATAAAAAACAAACTTATGAATATTACAGAAAGAATGCTGATCAAACAACTTAAAGAACTGCAGAACGATGGCCTCATCGTTCGGACCGATTATAAAGAAATTCCACCTAAAGTGGAATACCGCATCAGTGAAAAAGGTAAAAGTCTCGAAACTGTTTTGCTTACCTTACAACATTGGGGTAAGCAATACCGAAATTATTGA